From Phycisphaerae bacterium, the proteins below share one genomic window:
- a CDS encoding MFS transporter, which yields MENNRKSAMRFIVLLGVVSLLADVTYESARSLAGPYLAILGATGAVVGFAAGAGELLGYGLRFFSGLLSDKTRKYWTITITGYVINLLAVPLLGLANHWPLAIALMMTERIGKAIRTPARDAMLSCATSSVGRGWGFALHEAMDQIGAMLGPVIVMIVLAINGSYRWAFAVLAIPACLAIAILIVARINFPHPQKLETETPPAGNGKMPKVFWLYLAAVGLIAAGFADYPLVAFHIKQKAVFADKWIPLLYAGAMGIDGIAALIFGRWYDKVGMLSLAIAVILSAFFAIFAFTSGAVLVIIGVALWGIGMGAQESIIRAVVADIVPTQKRGTGYGIFNAGYGIAWFLGSTLMGVLYDISIPALIGFSVIAQLASIPLLISVRKKLAKR from the coding sequence ATGGAAAACAATCGCAAGTCCGCAATGAGGTTTATCGTATTACTGGGCGTTGTCAGTCTTTTGGCCGATGTTACTTACGAATCCGCGCGAAGCCTGGCAGGGCCTTACCTTGCAATTCTCGGCGCTACCGGCGCGGTGGTTGGCTTTGCCGCCGGTGCAGGCGAATTGCTCGGCTACGGCCTGAGATTCTTCTCCGGCCTGCTCAGCGACAAAACACGCAAATACTGGACGATTACCATTACCGGCTACGTGATTAATCTTTTGGCTGTGCCGCTGCTGGGCCTGGCAAATCACTGGCCGCTCGCGATAGCTTTGATGATGACCGAAAGAATCGGCAAGGCTATTCGTACTCCCGCACGCGACGCGATGCTTTCCTGCGCGACCTCTTCGGTCGGCAGGGGCTGGGGCTTCGCCCTGCACGAGGCGATGGACCAAATCGGCGCGATGCTCGGCCCTGTTATTGTGATGATTGTTCTTGCGATTAACGGCTCATACCGTTGGGCCTTTGCCGTTCTGGCGATACCGGCCTGTTTGGCCATTGCTATCCTTATTGTTGCCCGAATAAATTTCCCGCATCCGCAAAAACTCGAAACCGAGACTCCGCCCGCAGGCAACGGCAAAATGCCGAAAGTTTTTTGGCTTTATCTTGCCGCTGTCGGCCTCATAGCCGCAGGCTTTGCCGATTATCCTTTGGTCGCGTTTCACATCAAGCAGAAAGCTGTTTTCGCCGACAAATGGATTCCGCTTCTTTACGCCGGTGCTATGGGCATTGATGGTATTGCCGCTCTTATCTTCGGCAGATGGTACGACAAGGTCGGTATGCTTTCGCTGGCGATAGCCGTTATACTTTCCGCCTTTTTCGCGATTTTTGCGTTTACCTCCGGTGCGGTGCTGGTCATTATCGGCGTTGCCTTATGGGGCATTGGTATGGGCGCTCAGGAGTCGATTATTCGTGCCGTTGTCGCCGATATAGTTCCGACTCAAAAGCGCGGCACAGGCTACGGCATTTTCAATGCGGGTTATGGTATTGCCTGGTTTTTGGGCAGTACGCTGATGGGCGTTCTTTACGATATATCAATTCCAGCTCTTATTGGTTTTTCAGTTATCGCCCAGCTCGCCTCGATTCCATTGCTTATTTCCGTCCGCAAAAAGCTTGCGAAAAGATAG
- a CDS encoding DUF190 domain-containing protein produces MKLPSEAELLRIFIGEADKFEGRPLFEAIVALARKQGLAGATVTRGLIGFGADSRMHSANILRLSEDLPIVIEIVDAPEKIESFIPQLDDMIKEGMVTLEKVRVIAYRYNNKNL; encoded by the coding sequence ATGAAACTGCCGTCGGAAGCTGAACTATTACGGATTTTCATCGGTGAAGCGGACAAATTTGAAGGCAGGCCTTTGTTCGAGGCCATTGTCGCTCTGGCTCGAAAGCAGGGTCTGGCCGGCGCTACTGTAACAAGGGGTCTTATCGGTTTCGGCGCCGACAGCAGAATGCACTCGGCAAATATTCTCAGGCTCTCCGAAGATTTGCCCATTGTAATTGAAATTGTCGATGCACCGGAAAAAATCGAAAGCTTTATACCTCAGCTCGATGATATGATTAAGGAAGGAATGGTTACTCTCGAAAAGGTTCGGGTAATCGCGTACAGATATAATAATAAAAACTTATAA
- the crcB gene encoding fluoride efflux transporter CrcB, whose amino-acid sequence MLQKIIYLALAGAAGTLARYWLGGLVQRSITTDFPFGTAAVNVIGCLLFGLIWAILESRLSISGQMRMVIFVGFFGAFTTFSTFMFETARMLDESQWLWASVNIIGQNILGLIGMVAGLAIGKYI is encoded by the coding sequence ATGCTTCAGAAAATAATCTATCTTGCTCTCGCAGGCGCCGCCGGAACACTCGCCCGATACTGGCTCGGCGGTCTTGTTCAGAGAAGTATAACTACTGATTTTCCTTTCGGAACCGCCGCGGTAAACGTAATCGGCTGCCTGCTCTTCGGCTTGATTTGGGCCATTCTCGAAAGCAGACTCTCAATCAGCGGCCAGATGAGAATGGTTATTTTTGTCGGCTTTTTCGGTGCATTTACCACTTTTTCGACATTTATGTTTGAAACGGCGCGAATGCTCGATGAATCGCAATGGCTCTGGGCATCGGTTAATATAATAGGACAAAATATTCTCGGATTGATTGGTATGGTTGCAGGACTTGCAATCGGCAAATATATTTAG
- a CDS encoding class I SAM-dependent methyltransferase, translated as MSNEYFDKQAAAWNDNPVRRQLTSAIADFLSETIPLNKEFSVLDYGCGTGLLSFLISDKVSSVCAVDISDGMLAEVRKKIITQNVKNIQAVNFDITKDKPLNRTFDLITSAMAMHHIEDTFAAITKLSKLLNPGGWIALADLYAEDGSFHQRDVVVHNGFAPEKIAEHLKSLKMTSVIYKNVFEIPRNEKFYPVFCVCARKI; from the coding sequence ATGAGTAACGAATATTTCGACAAACAGGCGGCCGCGTGGAATGACAATCCTGTCAGGAGGCAGTTGACATCTGCCATTGCAGATTTTCTCAGTGAAACAATTCCATTGAATAAAGAATTTTCAGTTCTGGACTATGGCTGCGGCACTGGACTGTTAAGTTTTCTTATTTCGGATAAAGTCTCCTCTGTTTGTGCCGTTGATATTTCCGATGGAATGCTCGCCGAAGTTCGCAAAAAGATAATTACTCAAAATGTAAAAAACATCCAGGCCGTAAATTTCGATATCACAAAAGACAAGCCTCTGAATAGAACATTCGACCTTATTACCTCGGCGATGGCGATGCACCATATCGAAGATACGTTTGCCGCGATAACGAAACTTTCAAAATTGCTCAACCCCGGCGGATGGATTGCTCTTGCCGACCTTTACGCCGAAGACGGCTCTTTCCACCAGCGGGACGTTGTGGTGCATAATGGTTTTGCCCCGGAAAAAATCGCAGAACATTTGAAAAGTCTGAAAATGACATCTGTTATATATAAAAATGTTTTTGAAATTCCCAGAAATGAAAAATTCTATCCCGTTTTCTGTGTATGTGCCCGAAAAATATGA
- the chrA gene encoding chromate efflux transporter: protein MNKLVEVILLFLKLGAISFGGPATQFALMHDEVVRKRKWLDEQQFLDLVGATNMIPGPNGTELAMHIGFLQAGWRGLIAGGLCLALPAIFIVLVLAYLYVQYGTLPQAEWLLYGVKPVVIAIILQAIWQLGRKAVKDVLVAAIVLIVFALYFVHINEVILLFGGGLAVMLFKNIRQLQNRNCCVSLVPLGGMGILSQVMMNFSFSRLFLVFLKIGAVWYGTGYVLLAFLRGDFVERLGWLTTQQLLDAVAVGQITPGPLFTTATFIGYILGGFKGAVLATVGIFLPSFIFVAVSNPLIPRLRKSPWTGALLDGINAAAISLMAAVTCQLARDSLIDIGAVIIFGVTFILLIRFKINSMWLIAGGALAGFLNLFSR from the coding sequence ATGAATAAACTTGTTGAAGTAATTTTACTGTTCCTGAAGCTTGGCGCAATTTCTTTCGGCGGCCCGGCGACTCAGTTTGCGCTTATGCACGATGAAGTCGTAAGAAAACGAAAATGGCTCGATGAACAGCAATTTCTAGATTTGGTCGGCGCTACGAATATGATTCCCGGCCCGAACGGCACCGAACTTGCGATGCATATCGGTTTTTTGCAGGCCGGCTGGCGGGGTCTTATCGCAGGCGGATTGTGTCTGGCGCTGCCGGCGATTTTTATTGTGCTCGTTCTTGCGTATCTTTATGTGCAGTACGGTACATTGCCGCAGGCTGAATGGCTTTTGTACGGCGTAAAACCTGTAGTAATCGCTATAATTTTACAGGCGATTTGGCAATTGGGACGCAAAGCAGTTAAAGATGTTCTTGTTGCAGCAATTGTTTTGATTGTCTTTGCTCTTTATTTCGTACATATAAATGAAGTCATACTTCTGTTCGGCGGCGGATTGGCTGTGATGCTGTTCAAAAATATTCGCCAACTCCAAAATCGCAACTGCTGCGTATCCCTTGTTCCGCTCGGCGGGATGGGAATATTGTCGCAGGTAATGATGAATTTCAGTTTTTCACGGCTTTTTCTTGTTTTTCTCAAAATAGGTGCGGTGTGGTATGGCACCGGATATGTTTTGCTTGCATTTCTGCGGGGCGATTTTGTCGAACGTCTCGGCTGGCTTACTACTCAGCAACTCCTCGATGCCGTTGCTGTCGGTCAAATTACTCCGGGACCTTTATTCACAACAGCTACGTTTATCGGTTATATCCTCGGCGGTTTTAAAGGGGCCGTTTTGGCTACTGTCGGTATTTTTCTGCCGTCTTTTATATTTGTTGCGGTTTCAAATCCTTTAATCCCGCGTCTGCGAAAATCACCGTGGACTGGCGCCTTATTGGACGGCATCAACGCCGCGGCAATTAGTCTTATGGCCGCTGTAACCTGCCAATTGGCCAGAGATTCGCTCATCGACATTGGTGCTGTTATTATTTTTGGCGTTACCTTTATTCTACTGATTAGATTTAAGATAAATTCTATGTGGCTGATTGCGGGCGGGGCATTAGCGGGATTTTTAAACCTTTTTTCCAGATGA
- a CDS encoding DsrE family protein, with translation MKIGVIIATNDAETCWNAIRYANFALAQKDEVKIFFMGKGVEYQSIGTDKFNTVEQAEKFMQNGGKILACGTCIISRQKDGSEMCPISTMKDMYDVVKDSDKVVTF, from the coding sequence ATGAAAATAGGAGTGATTATCGCGACCAATGACGCTGAGACTTGCTGGAATGCGATTCGTTACGCCAATTTTGCGCTTGCGCAAAAAGATGAAGTGAAAATATTTTTTATGGGCAAAGGTGTTGAGTATCAGTCAATTGGCACAGACAAATTCAACACAGTTGAGCAGGCCGAGAAGTTTATGCAAAACGGCGGCAAGATTCTTGCCTGCGGCACTTGTATAATATCACGTCAAAAGGATGGTTCTGAAATGTGTCCGATTTCAACAATGAAAGATATGTATGATGTTGTGAAAGACAGCGATAAGGTGGTTACATTTTGA
- a CDS encoding cytochrome c biogenesis protein CcdA has product MNYLFENLTHAVESTALIALAASFVWGILSILLSPCHLASIPLIVGFIDEQGRISTKRAFSISFLFAAGILITIGLVGVITAAAGRMMGDVGKYGNYFVALIFFVVGLHLLGIIPIPFSGPGKVGMKRKGALAAFILGLVFGIALGPCTFAYMAPMLGVTFKLAATNLFYGIILLLMYGIGHCSVIVFAGTFTEVVQRYMNWNEKSKGAVILKKICGILVLAGGLYMIYTA; this is encoded by the coding sequence ATGAACTATTTATTTGAAAATCTGACTCACGCCGTCGAAAGCACGGCATTGATTGCTCTTGCCGCTTCGTTTGTCTGGGGCATCTTGAGTATTCTGCTCAGTCCCTGCCATCTGGCGAGCATTCCTCTAATTGTCGGCTTTATCGACGAACAGGGCAGAATCTCAACGAAGAGGGCGTTTTCGATTTCGTTTCTTTTCGCAGCCGGAATTCTTATAACTATCGGCCTTGTCGGCGTAATTACAGCCGCCGCCGGAAGAATGATGGGTGATGTTGGCAAATACGGCAATTATTTTGTGGCATTGATATTTTTTGTTGTAGGGCTACATCTGCTTGGCATTATTCCCATTCCTTTTTCTGGGCCGGGTAAGGTTGGTATGAAGCGCAAAGGAGCTTTGGCAGCATTTATCCTTGGATTAGTCTTTGGTATTGCTCTTGGCCCATGTACGTTTGCGTATATGGCTCCGATGCTTGGAGTAACATTTAAATTGGCAGCTACAAATCTATTCTATGGGATTATCCTTCTGCTTATGTATGGAATCGGGCATTGTTCGGTAATTGTATTTGCCGGGACATTTACAGAAGTTGTCCAGCGATATATGAACTGGAATGAAAAATCAAAAGGCGCTGTTATTCTCAAAAAAATCTGCGGAATACTCGTGCTTGCAGGCGGCCTTTATATGATTTATACTGCTTGA
- a CDS encoding thioredoxin family protein yields the protein MRNLWKVIIVLILASSVVAVVMLKNKENKSQPVIPEPNLLIASESNQPAIAAKLPKLIDLGADKCVPCKMMKPILDELTVEYKGKLEVIFYDVWKNPAPGEKYGINIIPTQIFLDPNEKELFRHEGFFSKEDILARWGKLGFELK from the coding sequence ATGAGAAATTTGTGGAAAGTAATTATAGTATTAATTCTTGCCTCGTCCGTTGTCGCGGTTGTTATGTTGAAGAATAAGGAAAATAAATCGCAGCCTGTTATTCCGGAACCAAATCTGCTCATTGCATCTGAATCTAATCAGCCTGCCATTGCCGCAAAGCTGCCGAAACTTATCGACCTTGGCGCGGATAAATGCGTTCCGTGCAAGATGATGAAGCCGATACTCGACGAATTGACGGTAGAATATAAAGGCAAATTGGAAGTTATTTTTTATGATGTCTGGAAAAATCCCGCTCCGGGCGAAAAATACGGCATAAATATAATTCCGACCCAGATTTTTCTGGACCCGAATGAAAAAGAACTTTTCCGTCACGAGGGCTTCTTCTCGAAAGAAGATATTTTAGCCAGATGGGGAAAATTAGGTTTTGAATTAAAATAG
- a CDS encoding thioredoxin family protein, with product MKKIQILGTGCPKCKKLAELTETAAKEMAIEYEIEKVTQISDIMKFGVMVTPALVIDGEVKTAGKVPTVEQLKEMLK from the coding sequence ATGAAAAAGATTCAGATACTCGGTACAGGCTGTCCGAAGTGCAAAAAACTTGCAGAGCTTACCGAAACAGCCGCTAAAGAAATGGCAATAGAATATGAAATTGAGAAAGTTACTCAGATAAGTGATATAATGAAATTCGGCGTTATGGTAACGCCCGCTCTTGTGATTGACGGTGAAGTTAAAACTGCCGGCAAAGTACCGACAGTTGAACAGTTAAAGGAAATGCTCAAATGA
- a CDS encoding universal stress protein: MFSNLLVATDLSLPSHHVVCASASLKQLGAKKAVLLYCFKYPLDDSGMLAAQVMKSIEPEFNSQKKVLVDKGFEVLGRMIPVASYFAINNEADTEDCSLIVIGSAGQTMSKATRLGGVASAVIHSATRPVLIFRVKFAEDGGKTVCKECSFDMLEHILFPTDFSSTSERAYTYVQKMADCGAKQITLMHVQDKVKLDGKTEKDIAEFNAIDIGRLERLKTDLGKRGVKNVSIVMPYGLPKQEIVDYTHRNNISLVVMGSQGRGYVKEFFLGSVSHTAARYSDSSVLLIPPLR, translated from the coding sequence ATGTTTTCAAATTTATTGGTAGCTACGGATCTGTCGTTGCCTTCTCATCACGTTGTTTGTGCGTCGGCAAGTCTTAAACAGCTTGGCGCAAAAAAAGCTGTTCTGCTGTACTGTTTTAAATATCCGCTTGATGATAGCGGTATGCTTGCGGCACAGGTGATGAAATCAATAGAGCCTGAATTTAACAGCCAGAAGAAGGTACTCGTGGATAAAGGCTTTGAGGTGCTCGGCAGAATGATTCCAGTCGCATCGTATTTTGCAATAAATAATGAGGCGGATACAGAAGACTGTTCGCTGATAGTTATCGGCTCAGCGGGTCAAACAATGTCGAAAGCTACCAGACTCGGCGGTGTAGCCAGTGCTGTGATACATAGCGCGACAAGACCGGTACTGATATTCCGTGTAAAATTTGCTGAAGATGGCGGTAAAACAGTTTGCAAAGAATGTTCATTCGATATGCTGGAGCATATTTTGTTCCCGACCGATTTTTCAAGCACTTCAGAACGTGCATATACCTATGTTCAGAAAATGGCCGACTGCGGCGCAAAACAAATTACGTTAATGCACGTACAGGATAAGGTAAAACTTGACGGCAAAACTGAAAAGGATATTGCCGAGTTTAATGCTATTGATATCGGTAGATTGGAACGACTCAAAACCGACCTTGGGAAACGGGGCGTTAAAAACGTCAGTATTGTGATGCCTTACGGCCTGCCAAAACAGGAAATTGTTGATTATACTCACCGCAACAACATATCGCTGGTTGTGATGGGCAGTCAGGGACGCGGCTATGTCAAAGAATTTTTCCTTGGCAGTGTAAGCCATACGGCAGCCAGATATTCTGATTCATCTGTTTTGCTGATTCCACCACTAAGATAA
- the arsB gene encoding ACR3 family arsenite efflux transporter, with protein MTEEKARNLGVFEKYLTLWVILCIVGGIILGKLAPGFAKTLDGLAIYTNGAPVVSIPIAVCLFFMMYPIMVKIDFAEVLKAGKSIKPVGLTLFVNWAIKPFTMYAIALFFLGFLFRSFIGVDAVDIVKMPFGLDLPIGAVYGVGKVIEQGGIKVLEVPLWRSYLAGCILLGIAPCTAMVLVWGYLAKGNDGHTLVMVAINSLSMLVLYGPLGGFLLGVGKLPVPWQALVLSIAIYVALPLVAGFLSRKFIIARKGRQWFDDKFLHFLTPVTIIALLITLVLLFSFKGETILNNPLTILWIAIPLFIQTTLIFAIGYWLSKRLKLSYADAAPSAMIGASNHFEVAIATATMLFGLSSGAALATVVGVLIEVPVMLMLVKICLKTEKMFVQ; from the coding sequence ATGACAGAAGAAAAGGCGAGAAATCTCGGTGTATTTGAGAAATATCTTACGTTATGGGTCATTCTTTGTATCGTCGGCGGAATAATATTAGGAAAACTTGCACCCGGCTTCGCCAAAACGCTCGATGGTCTGGCGATTTATACAAATGGCGCGCCGGTAGTTTCGATTCCGATTGCCGTTTGTCTTTTCTTTATGATGTATCCGATTATGGTCAAGATTGATTTTGCCGAGGTTCTCAAGGCCGGCAAAAGCATAAAACCTGTCGGCCTGACGCTGTTTGTCAACTGGGCGATAAAGCCGTTTACGATGTACGCGATTGCCTTGTTCTTTCTCGGTTTTTTATTCCGGTCTTTTATCGGCGTCGATGCCGTCGATATTGTAAAAATGCCGTTTGGCCTCGATTTGCCTATAGGTGCCGTTTACGGCGTCGGAAAGGTAATAGAGCAGGGAGGCATAAAAGTTTTGGAAGTGCCCCTGTGGCGAAGTTACTTGGCAGGCTGTATTTTGCTCGGCATCGCGCCCTGCACAGCTATGGTTTTAGTTTGGGGCTATCTTGCGAAAGGCAACGACGGCCATACACTCGTGATGGTTGCGATAAATTCATTATCAATGCTTGTGCTTTACGGGCCGCTCGGAGGTTTTCTGCTCGGCGTAGGCAAATTGCCTGTACCGTGGCAGGCTCTTGTGCTTTCGATTGCGATTTATGTCGCTTTGCCTCTGGTTGCGGGTTTTCTTTCGAGAAAATTTATAATCGCCCGCAAAGGCCGGCAGTGGTTCGACGATAAATTCCTGCATTTTTTAACGCCTGTTACGATTATCGCGCTGCTGATTACGCTTGTGCTTTTGTTCAGCTTTAAAGGCGAGACGATTCTTAATAATCCTCTTACGATTCTTTGGATTGCGATTCCGCTTTTTATTCAGACCACCCTGATTTTCGCAATCGGTTATTGGCTGTCAAAACGGTTGAAATTGTCGTATGCCGATGCCGCGCCTTCGGCTATGATTGGCGCATCGAATCATTTTGAAGTTGCTATCGCCACCGCGACAATGCTTTTCGGCCTTTCCAGCGGTGCCGCTCTTGCGACGGTTGTCGGCGTTTTGATAGAAGTGCCGGTAATGTTGATGCTCGTTAAAATATGTTTAAAAACAGAAAAAATGTTTGTACAATGA
- the arsM gene encoding arsenite methyltransferase, protein MESNEKIRETVRKGYTEIAKGKSGCGCGCGSSAPDKLAEGIGYSSNELENLPDGANMGLSCGNPTAVANLKPGQVVLDLGSGGGFDVFIAAKKVGPEGKAIGVDMTPDMLSKARAGISKFTKKTALDNVEFRLGEIEHLPVADSSIDVVISNCVINLSPAKQQVWNDIARVLKSGGKACISDLALKSPLPKEVLKSAAALVSCVAGAVLVDETIEMAKNAGLTDIQIEEKAYNIDVMADCSDPLYREVKDFLPKGKKLSDYIISVNVTAFKK, encoded by the coding sequence ATGGAGTCCAATGAAAAAATAAGAGAAACGGTTCGTAAAGGATATACGGAAATTGCGAAAGGCAAATCTGGCTGCGGTTGCGGCTGCGGCTCATCGGCACCGGACAAACTGGCCGAGGGAATTGGTTATTCAAGCAATGAACTTGAGAATTTGCCTGATGGCGCGAATATGGGCCTTTCCTGCGGCAATCCCACTGCTGTCGCCAACCTTAAGCCCGGCCAGGTAGTTCTCGATTTGGGCAGCGGCGGAGGCTTTGACGTTTTCATCGCCGCCAAAAAAGTCGGCCCCGAAGGAAAAGCTATCGGTGTCGATATGACGCCCGATATGCTCAGTAAAGCGCGGGCGGGCATTTCCAAATTCACAAAAAAAACCGCTCTTGACAATGTCGAGTTTCGGCTTGGCGAAATAGAACATCTTCCGGTCGCCGATTCGAGTATTGATGTCGTTATTTCCAATTGCGTTATAAATCTTTCACCTGCAAAGCAGCAGGTTTGGAATGATATCGCGCGGGTTTTAAAATCCGGCGGAAAAGCCTGCATTTCCGACCTTGCTTTAAAATCGCCTTTGCCGAAAGAGGTTCTCAAATCTGCCGCCGCGCTGGTAAGCTGTGTCGCCGGTGCTGTTCTCGTCGATGAAACTATTGAAATGGCGAAAAACGCAGGTCTGACTGATATTCAGATAGAGGAAAAGGCGTATAATATTGATGTAATGGCAGATTGCAGCGACCCGCTTTACAGAGAGGTTAAGGATTTTCTGCCGAAAGGCAAAAAACTCAGCGATTACATTATCAGCGTGAATGTTACGGCTTTTAAAAAATAA
- a CDS encoding permease, with protein MSIKTESKKLLLIIGIFLFIYFLPIGVVRFDNAIMQSLILIKWYAREHVLLCLVPAFFIAGAISVFVSQASVMKYLGAKANKFIAYGVASVSGTILAVCSCTVLPLFAGIYKMGAGLGPACAFLYSGPAINVLAIILTARILGFELGVARAVGAILFSIVIGLLMHFIYRKEEIQKADNAVMMPEDTKSRPLWQNGLYFASMVAVLVFANWAKPITPGGAWAAVYSVKWIITAVSLVALFVFLILWFSKDDLLQWTDSTWTFTKQILPLLFGGVIVAGFLLGTPSGEGIIPSKWVSAAVGGNSLRANLFASVAGAFMYFATLTEVPIVQGLMTAGMGKGPALALLLAGPALSLPSMLVIRSIMGTKKTIVFVSLVVVMATISGMIFGAF; from the coding sequence ATGAGTATAAAAACAGAAAGTAAAAAATTACTTTTAATAATCGGCATTTTCCTTTTCATTTATTTTCTGCCCATCGGCGTAGTGCGTTTCGATAACGCCATTATGCAGTCTTTGATTTTGATTAAATGGTACGCCAGGGAGCACGTCTTGCTTTGTCTTGTTCCTGCGTTTTTCATAGCAGGGGCCATTTCAGTTTTTGTAAGCCAGGCTTCCGTGATGAAATATCTCGGGGCAAAAGCCAATAAATTTATTGCGTATGGCGTTGCATCTGTATCCGGCACTATCTTAGCCGTTTGTTCCTGCACGGTTCTGCCGCTGTTTGCCGGCATCTATAAAATGGGAGCAGGTCTGGGGCCGGCCTGTGCGTTTCTGTATTCCGGCCCTGCGATAAATGTTCTCGCGATTATCCTGACTGCGAGAATTCTTGGTTTCGAGCTTGGCGTTGCAAGGGCGGTCGGTGCGATTTTGTTTAGTATAGTAATCGGCCTATTGATGCATTTTATATATCGCAAAGAAGAAATCCAAAAAGCTGATAACGCGGTGATGATGCCGGAAGATACAAAAAGCAGACCGCTTTGGCAGAACGGTTTATATTTCGCCTCAATGGTCGCTGTTCTGGTTTTTGCAAACTGGGCAAAACCGATTACTCCCGGCGGTGCATGGGCTGCCGTTTACTCCGTAAAATGGATTATAACCGCGGTCAGTCTTGTTGCGTTATTTGTTTTTCTAATCCTGTGGTTCAGCAAAGATGATTTATTGCAATGGACGGACTCAACCTGGACATTTACCAAACAGATTTTGCCGTTACTTTTTGGCGGCGTTATTGTCGCCGGTTTCCTGCTCGGCACACCCAGCGGCGAAGGTATTATTCCTTCAAAATGGGTTTCTGCCGCAGTCGGCGGAAATTCGCTGCGTGCGAATTTATTCGCATCTGTAGCCGGGGCGTTTATGTATTTTGCGACGCTGACCGAAGTTCCTATAGTTCAGGGATTAATGACGGCCGGCATGGGCAAAGGCCCGGCTCTGGCGTTATTACTTGCAGGCCCGGCGCTGTCGCTGCCGAGCATGCTCGTTATCCGTAGTATAATGGGAACGAAAAAAACGATTGTGTTTGTTTCGCTTGTGGTTGTGATGGCAACGATTTCAGGAATGATTTTTGGAGCATTCTAA
- a CDS encoding metalloregulator ArsR/SmtB family transcription factor: MTEKSRQIVYDRQAEILKALAHPVRVAILDFLKDGEQCVCDIAKYAGSERSNVSKHLSLMVNVGVLESRKDGLNVIYRLKAKCIMDFFQCITTCIKQQANENVKLLKAI, encoded by the coding sequence ATGACTGAAAAATCACGACAAATTGTTTACGACAGGCAGGCTGAGATTTTAAAGGCTTTGGCTCATCCGGTTCGGGTAGCGATACTCGACTTTTTAAAGGATGGCGAGCAGTGCGTCTGCGATATCGCAAAATATGCCGGCTCTGAAAGGTCTAATGTTTCAAAACATCTTTCGCTGATGGTAAACGTCGGCGTACTTGAATCGCGTAAAGACGGGCTGAATGTAATATACCGCCTCAAAGCAAAGTGTATTATGGATTTCTTTCAATGTATAACAACCTGCATCAAACAGCAGGCCAATGAAAATGTAAAGCTCCTGAAAGCCATCTGA